CAATCTTTTTCGCTTCTGCATCGCTGATTTCAATGCCTAACTGGATAGAGCCCATTTCTTTAATCGCATCCTTGACATCCCAAAATTGCCCGTTATGGAAATAAGGCATCGTTTCGGTGATATTCCTTAAAGTAGGCACTTTCACAAGCCCGTTTTTATCGCCCTTGAAATCGCCCACATTAGCGAATTTATAAGGTTTGACCACCCCAAAAGGCTGCATCGTCCCCCCAAGATTAATGCCATTATGACACGCCACACAGCCTTTAGAAATGAATAAATCCAGCCCCTCTTTTTCGGCTTTGCTGAGCGCTTTAGGATTGCCCCTTAAAAAATCATCATAACGGCTTGGGGTGATGAGCGTGGCTTCAAACATAGCGATACTATCAGCGATCAATTTAAAATCAATTTTGACTTTAGAGCCATAAGCTTTTCTAAAGAGTTTGACATAGCCTGGCATGGAATTGATTTTTTCTACCACCACTTTAGGATCAGCCCCCATTTCAAAAGAAGATTGGATCGGCCCTTGCGCTTGTTCGTTTAAATGCGTAACCCTACCGTCCCAAAACTGCACATCGTTAAACACGGAGTTATACACCGTTGGGGAGCTTAAAAGGTGGGGGTTTTTCTTCCATTGAGAGCCTATGGTGCTTGGGATTAGATCCACCCCGCCTAAGCCCAGATTATGGCATGTGTTGCAAGATACAAGATAGGAAGTGGAAATCCTAGGGTCAAAATAGAGCATTTTGCCTAATTCCACTTGAGCGGAGGTCATGATTTCGCTGTTTTTAGCGCCAATGCCCACATCTCTGGTTTTTTTGATCTGGTATTCTTTGAGCGCTTTGCCCATAGGCATGGGTTCTAATTGGCCTTCCTTCGCTTTTTTAATCAAATCCATATCGCTTAAAGCATAAACGCAAGAAAAAGCCAAGCAAACGCCCAATAAAATGGATTTTTTCATGATGAACTCCTAAAATAGCGTTAAAAACAAGACAAAACTTTCTTATTATAACCATCATTTTAAAATAATTCACCACTAAATGAACGGATAAAGAGTTTTTTAAAGAGCGGTAGGTATAATGGCGTTAAATCCAAATAGGGGTTATACAATGAAAGAGAATAAAGCCTTCACGCATTTGCACTTGCACACAGAATATTCGCTTTTAGACGGAGCGAACAAGATTAAAATTCTAGCCAAACGCATTAAAGAATTGGGCATGAAAAGCGTGAGCGTAACCGATCATGGGAACATGTTTGGAGCGATTGATTTTTATACGAGCATGAAAAAAGAAGGCATTAAGCCTATCATCGGCATGGAAGCGTATATCCATAACGATGACAACCTCTCTAGCAAAGAGACCAAGCAGCGTTTCCATTTGTGCCTGTTCGCTAAAAACCAAGAGGGCTATGAAAATTTGATGTTTTTAAGCTCTATGGCGTATTTAGAAGGGTTTTATTATTTCCCGCGCATCAATAAAAAGCTTCTAAGGGAGCATTCTAAGGGCATTATCGCTTCTAGTGCGTGCTTGCAAGGGGAAGTCAATTACCATTTGAATACTAATAATGAGAGAAACCGCAAGTATGGGGCTAAAGGTTATGATGAAGCCAAAAAAATCGCTTGCGAATACCAAGAGATTTTTGAAGACGATTTTTATTTAGAAATCATGCGCCATGGCATTTTAGATCAGCGATTCATTGATGAGCAGGTCATTAAAATGTCTTTAGAAACGGGGTTAAAAATCATTGCCACCAACGACACCCACTACACCATGCCTAATGACGCTAAGGCTCAAGAAGTAGCGATGTGCGTAGCGATGGGTAAAACCCTAAACGATAAGGGGCGCTTGAAGCACTCCGTGCATGAGTTTTACATCAAGTCCCCTGAAGAAATGGCAAAGCTCTTTGCAGATATTCCAGAAGCTTTAGAAAACACCCAAGAAATCGCTGATAAATGCGTTTTAGAGATTGATTTAAAAGACGATAAAAAGAACCCCCCAACCCCTCCAAGCTTCAAATTCACTAAAGCTTACGCCCAAAATGAGGGGCTGAATTTTGAAGATGACGCTTCTTATTTCGCTTATAAGGCTAGAGAGGGCTTGAAAGAGCGCCTAGTTTTAGTGCCTAAAGAAAAGCATGATCAATACAAAGAGCGCTTAGAAAAAGAAATTGAAGTCATTACGAGCATGAAATTCCCAGGGTATATGCTGATTGTGTGGGATTTTATCCGTTACGCTAAAGAAATGGGCATTCCTGTAGGGCCTGGTAGGGGGAGTGCGGCCGGGAGTTTGGTGGCTTTTGCTTTAAAAATCACGGATATTGACCCCTTGAAATACGATTTGCTCTTTGAAAGGTTTTTAAACCCTGAAAGAGTCAGCATGCCTGATATTGATACGGATTTTTGCCAACGCCGGCGTAAGGAAATCATAGAATACATGATTGAAAAATACGGCAAATACAATGTGGCTCAAGTCATCACCTTTAATAAGATGTTGGCTAAAGGCGTGATCAGAGATGTTGCAAGGGTTTTGGACATGCCTTATAAAGAAGCCGATGATTTTGCCAAACTCATACCTAATCGCTTAGGCATCACGCTTAAGGGCTATGAAAAAAATGGCGAGTTCATAGAGGGGGCGTGGGAATTAGAGCCTAAAATCAAAGAATTAGTAGAGAGTAATGAATTAGCCAAACAGGTGTGGGAGTATTCGCTCAATTTAGAGAATTTGAATCGTAACGCAGGCGTGCATGCGGCAGCCTTAGTGGTGGATAGCCAAAAAGAGTTGTGGCACAAAACCCCTTTATTTGCCTCTGAAAAAACTGGCGGTATCGTTACGCAATATTCCATGAAGTATTTAGAGCCGGTGGATTTGATCAAGTTTGACTTTTTGGGGCTTAAAACCTTGACCGTGATTGATGATGCGCTTAAAATCATTAAAACGCAGCACAAAATTAGCGTGGATTTTTTATCGTTGGATATGGACGATCCGAAAGTGTATAAAACGATCCAAAGCGGGGATACGGTGGGGATATTCCAGATTGAATCCGGAATGTTTCAAGGGCTTAACAAGCGCTTAAGGCCTTCAAGCTTTGAAGACATTATCGCCATTATCGCGCTAGGCAGACCGGGGCCTATGGAATCAGGCATGGTAGATGATTTTGTGAACAGAAAGCATGGCGTTGAGCCTATCGCTTATGCGTTTAAAGAATTAGAGCCGATTTTAAAGCCCACTTACGGCACGATCGTCTATCAGGAGCAAGTGATGCAAATCGTGCAAACTATCGGTGGTTTTAGCTTGGGTGAAGCGGATCTCATCCGTCGTGCTATGGGGAAAAAAGACGCTCAAATCATGGCGGACAATAAGGCTAAGTTTGTAGAAGGCGCTAAAAATTTAGGGCATGATGGCCAAAAGGCGGCTAATTTGTGGGATCTGATCGTTAAATTTGCCGGCTATGGTTTCAACAAATCGCATTCAGCCGCTTATGCGATGATCACTTTCCAAACGGCGTATTTAAAGACTTATTACAAGCATGAGTTCATGGCAGCGATGCTCACTAGCGAATCCAATAAGATTGAATCCGTGGCGCGCTATATTGATGAGGTTAGGGCTTTAGAAATTGAAGTGATGCCCCCACACATCAATTCTTCCATGCAAGATTTCAGCGTGGCGGAGTTTAAAAACCAAAAGGGCAAATTGGAAAAGAAAATCGTGTTCGGTTTAGGGGCGGTTAAAGGGGTTGGGGGTGAGCCGATTAAAAACATCATTGAAGAAAGGGCTAAAGGGGATTATAAGAGTTTAGAAGATTTTATTTCACGGGTGGATTTTTCTAAACTCACTAAAAAATCTTTAGAGCCATTGGTGAAATCGGGGAGCTTGGACAATTTAGGCTACACTAGAAAAACCATGCTCGCTAACTTGGATTTGATCTGCGATGCTGGGCGCGCTAAAGACAAGGCTAATGAAATGATGCAAGGGGGTAATTCTCTTTTTGGAGCCATGGAAGGCGGAACCAAAGAGGAGGTTATTTTGGACATGGTTGATTTGGGCGAACATGACGCTAAAACGCTTTTAGAATGCGAATACGAGACTTTAGGCATCCATGTTTCAGGCAATCCCTTAGACGAGTTTAAAGAAGAAATTAAGGGCTTTAAAAATTTAGTCAAAAGCATTGATATTGAAGAATTAGAAATCGGCTCGCAAGCTTATTTGCTGGGTAAAATCATGGAGGTTAAAAAGAAAATTGGCAAACGAAGCGGTAAGCCTTATGGCACAGCGGACATTTTGGATCGATACGGCAAGTTTGAACTCATGCTGTTTGAAAAGCAATTAAACGCCTTAGAAGAGTTGGATATTAATAAGCCTCTCGTGTTTAAATGCAAGATTGAAGAGCAAGAAGAGGTGGTGCGATTAAGGCTTTTTGAAATCTTGGATTTAGAGAGCGCTAGGGAGGTTAAAATCCCTAAAGCCCGTTATAAAGACCCTGAAAAGCAAAAAGAAGACGTGCGCGAAATCCCTCCCATTGAAATGCTCGCTTCTAGTTCTTGCTCTTTAGCGATCGTGTTAGAAAACGATGTGAAAAAAGAGTTTTTAAGACAAATCAAAGAGAGCGCTCTAAAACACCAGGGTAAACGCCCCTTGTATTTGATCATCAAAGATAAGGATAAGCAATTCAAAATCCAAAGCGATCTAATGGTAAATGAAAAGATTAAGGATGATTTTAAAGGGTTAGAGTGGAGGGATTTAGCTTGAGGATCAACCAATTTTTAGCCCATTACACCAAGCACTCCAGAAGAGAAGCTGAAAAATTGGTTTTAGAAGGGCGGGTGAAAATCAATCATGAGCATGCCAAACTCGCTAGCGTGGTTAAAGAAAACGACAAGGTGTTTTTGGACAAACGACTCATTAAGCCCTTAAAAAACAAAAAATTCAGCGTGCTGGTTTATCACAAGCCAAAGGGCGAACTAGTGAGTAAAAACGATCCCTTAAAACGGCGCGTGATTTATGAAAGCTTGGAGAAAAAATACGCCCATTTCGCGCCGGTGGGGCGTTTGGATTTTGCGAGCGAGGGGGTGCTATTATTGAGTGATAGTAAGGCGGTGGTGAGCGCTTTAATGCATGCGAATTTAGAAAAAGAGTATCTCATTAAAATTCAAGGCTTTATTACAAGAGAGATGGAAAACGCCATGCAAGAGGGCTTGAAATTAGAAAACGCTACTAAGGGAGCGCACCAAAAAACCCCCATTAAAAGCATGGAATTTGCCCCCTTTATTGGTTATGAAATCATCAAAAACCATGCCAAATATTCTAAACTGAGAGTTATTATCAATGAGGGGAAAAACAGAGAACTAAGGCGTTTTTTTGCGTTTTTTAACGCTGGAGTGTTGGATTTAAGGCGCGTTCGTTATGGTTTTGTGAATTTGAATGCTTTGCCGGTAGGGAAAATGCGTTTTCTAAACCGCCAAGAATACAATGAGTTGCATGCGTTTATGGCTAATAGGGCTAATACTAAAGGGGATTAGCGCTTGAAATATGCTATACTTCGGCGGTTGGGGGAAATAAAAATTAAGGATTATCATGTTAGAAGTGATTAACGGAAAGAATTACGCAGAAAAAATTGCTCATCAAGCAGTAGTGGTTAATGTGGGGGCGAATTGGTGCCCGGATTGCAGGAAGATTGAGCCGATCATGGAAAATTTAGCCAAAACCTACAAAGGCAAGGTGGAATTTTTTAAGGTTTCTTTTGATGAAAGCCAGGATTTAAAAGAGAGTTTAGGCATCCTCAAGATCCCTACTTTGATTTTTTACAAAAACGCCAAAGAAGTGGGTGAAAGGCTTGTAGAACCTAGCTCTCAAAAACCGATTGAAGACGCTCTAAAAGCGTTATTGTAAAGGGCATCATAAAGGGCGTTATCAAAGAGCCTTATTGTAAAAATAAGAGTTTAAAAATCTTTTAACTCTTTTTTTATTTAGTCTTTTTTTCTATAGTCCCTTTTTTTAGCCCCCTTTTTGATAGGGGGCTAACTTCAAATAGCTTTTATGTTATTTCTTTATCTCAAAAAATCGTTTTTTATCGTTTTTAAATCAGCATGTTTGTTAAAAAAGTTCCTTTAATTAAGCTAAAAATGAGCGAATTTGTGGTATTAATGCTTGCAGTGTGAAATTTGTAGGGCTAAAACTTGTAAAATGTGAAAAAAAAGACACATAAAATGCTAAAATCCGCAAAAACACTGTGTGTTTAGATTAGAAGTTTAAAATTAGGAACGGAAGTATCTGTTTTAAATTTTGAATAGGGAGTTTCTATCACTATGGTATTGAAAACAAAATTAAAAATTATAAGCTCGGTGATTTTGAGCGCTTTATTGTGGGTGGGTTGCTCAAGCGAAATGGCAACTTATCAAAATGTGAATGATGCCACTAAAAATACGACTGCAAGTATCAATAGCACGGATTTATTGCTAACCGCTAACGCGAT
This is a stretch of genomic DNA from Helicobacter pylori. It encodes these proteins:
- a CDS encoding cytochrome-c peroxidase translates to MKKSILLGVCLAFSCVYALSDMDLIKKAKEGQLEPMPMGKALKEYQIKKTRDVGIGAKNSEIMTSAQVELGKMLYFDPRISTSYLVSCNTCHNLGLGGVDLIPSTIGSQWKKNPHLLSSPTVYNSVFNDVQFWDGRVTHLNEQAQGPIQSSFEMGADPKVVVEKINSMPGYVKLFRKAYGSKVKIDFKLIADSIAMFEATLITPSRYDDFLRGNPKALSKAEKEGLDLFISKGCVACHNGINLGGTMQPFGVVKPYKFANVGDFKGDKNGLVKVPTLRNITETMPYFHNGQFWDVKDAIKEMGSIQLGIEISDAEAKKIETFFEALKGKKPKIIYPELPVMTDKTPKPSF
- a CDS encoding DNA polymerase III subunit alpha, whose amino-acid sequence is MKENKAFTHLHLHTEYSLLDGANKIKILAKRIKELGMKSVSVTDHGNMFGAIDFYTSMKKEGIKPIIGMEAYIHNDDNLSSKETKQRFHLCLFAKNQEGYENLMFLSSMAYLEGFYYFPRINKKLLREHSKGIIASSACLQGEVNYHLNTNNERNRKYGAKGYDEAKKIACEYQEIFEDDFYLEIMRHGILDQRFIDEQVIKMSLETGLKIIATNDTHYTMPNDAKAQEVAMCVAMGKTLNDKGRLKHSVHEFYIKSPEEMAKLFADIPEALENTQEIADKCVLEIDLKDDKKNPPTPPSFKFTKAYAQNEGLNFEDDASYFAYKAREGLKERLVLVPKEKHDQYKERLEKEIEVITSMKFPGYMLIVWDFIRYAKEMGIPVGPGRGSAAGSLVAFALKITDIDPLKYDLLFERFLNPERVSMPDIDTDFCQRRRKEIIEYMIEKYGKYNVAQVITFNKMLAKGVIRDVARVLDMPYKEADDFAKLIPNRLGITLKGYEKNGEFIEGAWELEPKIKELVESNELAKQVWEYSLNLENLNRNAGVHAAALVVDSQKELWHKTPLFASEKTGGIVTQYSMKYLEPVDLIKFDFLGLKTLTVIDDALKIIKTQHKISVDFLSLDMDDPKVYKTIQSGDTVGIFQIESGMFQGLNKRLRPSSFEDIIAIIALGRPGPMESGMVDDFVNRKHGVEPIAYAFKELEPILKPTYGTIVYQEQVMQIVQTIGGFSLGEADLIRRAMGKKDAQIMADNKAKFVEGAKNLGHDGQKAANLWDLIVKFAGYGFNKSHSAAYAMITFQTAYLKTYYKHEFMAAMLTSESNKIESVARYIDEVRALEIEVMPPHINSSMQDFSVAEFKNQKGKLEKKIVFGLGAVKGVGGEPIKNIIEERAKGDYKSLEDFISRVDFSKLTKKSLEPLVKSGSLDNLGYTRKTMLANLDLICDAGRAKDKANEMMQGGNSLFGAMEGGTKEEVILDMVDLGEHDAKTLLECEYETLGIHVSGNPLDEFKEEIKGFKNLVKSIDIEELEIGSQAYLLGKIMEVKKKIGKRSGKPYGTADILDRYGKFELMLFEKQLNALEELDINKPLVFKCKIEEQEEVVRLRLFEILDLESAREVKIPKARYKDPEKQKEDVREIPPIEMLASSSCSLAIVLENDVKKEFLRQIKESALKHQGKRPLYLIIKDKDKQFKIQSDLMVNEKIKDDFKGLEWRDLA
- a CDS encoding rRNA pseudouridine synthase yields the protein MEGFSLRINQFLAHYTKHSRREAEKLVLEGRVKINHEHAKLASVVKENDKVFLDKRLIKPLKNKKFSVLVYHKPKGELVSKNDPLKRRVIYESLEKKYAHFAPVGRLDFASEGVLLLSDSKAVVSALMHANLEKEYLIKIQGFITREMENAMQEGLKLENATKGAHQKTPIKSMEFAPFIGYEIIKNHAKYSKLRVIINEGKNRELRRFFAFFNAGVLDLRRVRYGFVNLNALPVGKMRFLNRQEYNELHAFMANRANTKGD
- a CDS encoding thioredoxin, yielding MLEVINGKNYAEKIAHQAVVVNVGANWCPDCRKIEPIMENLAKTYKGKVEFFKVSFDESQDLKESLGILKIPTLIFYKNAKEVGERLVEPSSQKPIEDALKALL